The DNA segment GGCAGCGTCGGATCCCGAGGCCGTTGTCGCGCTTGCCGCAAAGCATTACCTCGGCACCTCAGGTTACTGGTTGGTGTTGATCGCGGCGGTTCTTTCGATGTTCTCGGCGCTGCAGGCCAACCTGTTTGCCGCCTCACGAATCGCGTTGGCGATGTCGCGTGACAACACGTTGCCAGCAGCCCTCAGCCGTCTCGCTTCAGGATCGAATTCGCCCTGGGTTTCGGTGCTGGTCACGATTGCACTGGTTTGTTTGTTGATCCAGATCCTGCCCAATCTCGCGGCCGCAGGTGCCGCCTCCAGCCTGATCTTTTTGGTGACGTTTGCGATCGCCCATTGGCTGTCCATCCTGGTGCGACAACGCTGCGTCATTGCTCCGCCGCCGTTTCGAGTCCCTGGCTATCCCTTTGTGCCCGTGGTGGGCGGCGCGGCTTGTTTGGCACTGGCTGTGTTCCAAGGGATTGCGGTTCCCGAAGCCGGAATCATTGCGGTCATGTGGTTGGCTCTGGGCGGATTGTTGTTCCTGTCTCTGTTCGCTCGGCGAGCCCGATTGACGGATGTGTCCAACATCGCCAGTCATCCCGAACTCTCCCGACTGCGTGGCAACTCCCCTTTGGTGCTGGTTCCCATCGCCAACCCCAACAACGCTCGCGCGATGATCGCGCTGGCCGACACCTTGGTCCCCGCCGCGCTCGGTCGCGTGCTGGTTCAAACCGTGGTGGTGGCTCCTCCGGACTGGGACCCGGTTGCCAACCATCGCCCTTCGGCACAGCTTCATTCGGTGATGAACGAGATCCTGCACGCCTCATCCAGCCTCGGTGTTCGCTGCGAAACGTTGACCACCGTTTCCCCCGAACCGATGCAAGAAATTGCCCGGGTGGCGGACCTGCACCAATGCCAATCCGTGCTGCTGGGACTGAGCGAAATCACAGCGGAAGCTCGCGACACGCCGCTCGAAGGTTTGCTCGGACAACTCTCCAGTGACGTCGTTGTCTTGCGAGCGCCCAAGGATTGGCAACTCGATCAGAGCCAGCAGATCCTTGTGCCCGTCGGCGGACGAGGCGGCCACGATTACTTGCTCACACGATTGCTCAGCAGCCTCTCGCGCGAGCAACAACGGCAAGTCAAATTTCTGCGAGTGATCCCCACCGACACGCTCCGCAGCGATCAAAAACGAATCCGCAAAGAACTGGACCGAACGACGCGAGCGAACGCGGGTCGAGTCTGCGAACGCGAAATTGTGATCAGCAACGATCCGATTCAAACCATTGTGGATCGGGCCGGCGAAGCGGGTCTGATCATCCTGGGTGCTCAACGACTGGGACCACGGCGAAAACTGTTCGGCAACTTCACTCGAAAAGTCGCCCTGGAATCCAACTGCCCCGTGATCATCATCAGCCGCCGCGGCTAAGGAACGAAAGAGCCTACAAAGTCGCTGGCTCCTGACGTGCCATGCCCCCTTGGTTTTCCAAACAAACACTTGACTTATCCTCGCCCCCCCTAACTTTGAGCAGTAGAGATCTGTGGCGGTTATCTCACCAACCATTTGGTTGGACCAAACAAGTGTTTTCTTGAATTGTTTGTAAGGGGTGTCCGCTGTGCTTGTCAGATTGTTCCTGGGTGCATTCATTCTCTGCTTGAATGCAGATCCTCTGGCGTTCAGCCAGGAGGTGAAGCGATTTGAACTCAGCTCCGCAAGGATCACAAACAGCCGTAAGATTCATATCGGCAGTGTCCCAGCATCGGACACAACGCAGATATCGGTTGATGTGGTGAATGACACCGAGACGGCGGAGCATTTCGAAGGGATCATTCTCAACTGCAATTGTGCCGAAGCGAAGTTTAAAGAGGGGCCTTTGCTGCCTGGTCAAACCAAACGCCTCACTCTTGCGTTGACGCCTCAAAAGCAACTCAGGCGAGGACAGGGAACCGTCCATGTTTCGTTCAAGCGACCCGGTGCGGGCGTAAGCAATCTCAGGCTCACCCTGAACTACGCGGTTGCCGGTCACTTCTCTTTCGACAGTTCATTTGCGACCTTGCAGTACGGCAGCAAACCAGGGTCCTATCAATTTGAGCTCCCCGTGTTCGTTGACCCTGCTCTGGATCATCGGCTGCTGGAATTGAACTGCAATGACAAACGAGTTGGCCTCTCATTCGGGGACTTGGATCAATCTGGAGCTGGCCACATTGATGTGGACCTACCACCTGATTCAGGTGAGTGCTTCGCGGTTGTATCCATGCGGCATCCGCCAACCAACACTCAAGTGGATTGCCAAGTGCTCATCCAGCCCAAGCAGCACCTGAAGCTTGCACCCGCACGGTTGCTATTCAAGACCAACGAGGATGGATCGCTCCAATCCTCGCTGATAGTCATTCGGTCCTTGGATGACGATGACAAGGACAAGCCGAATGAGAAACAAAGGTCGCCTGGAAAGCCGATGATCGAATGGAGCTTTGAAGGACAAACAGGGTTCGGCAAGGTGCATGATGTTTCCGATTCTCTCTGCCGTGCTTCGGTGGAGATCTCGGTGGCAACTGCGCAGAAACTGAGCGACATCTTGTCTGAACCGGGCGGCCCAAAAGCAAAACAACCGAGCATCCGAGTTCTGGTTCGATGGGGTGAGCATTCCGTGACCGAAGATCTGTCCTATAAGATTTTCGAGAAATCAATCGCAGACGAAGCAGGCAGAAACGAATGACTCAGTTTCATCCTGGAAGCGGTTTGAGCGTTGGCCTGGGCTGCAGAATCTTTGGGATTGTGTTTGCTATGCGTTTGCGCAAGTCTTCATCTGAAACGTCCTGGCTCCCCTCGCCCAGCTTCGAGGTCGTGCGGTTTTTAAGTGCTGTGTTGCCTAGCGTTTATCATCATCTTCCCCCTGGAACGTTCAAAGAACAAATGGTGGCTGGCGTCTGGGTTTCGCCCCGGATGGGGCCGTCGTGGGAGTTGGGTGGAGTCCCTCGCTCACGCGTTCGGGTTGTGATGGATGGTCTTGACCGACTCTGACGGGCAAAAGTGCCCATCCTACATGCGTTGAAACGTCGCTGAGGACTGAGTCGACAAGCCGTCATCATTGACGCTCTGATTGCGGATGCCAAATTCATTCCTGGATTGCACCTTGAGAGACGCGGCCCGCTTCGGGCCGGGGAGGGTTACGCGCTGGATCCGATGCTCGCTTCGTTCGACTAGGGAGCGTGAAATTAAACGGCACGACCGCCGTGGTGTGGAGGTTTTCAGTTCGAAGACCAAATGTTTGTTCACAGATGATTGAAGCACACACCGCTCCGTTGACTCTTGTTATCACGATTGAGAAAGCAAAAGAATGAAT comes from the Rhodopirellula islandica genome and includes:
- a CDS encoding DUF1573 domain-containing protein; protein product: MNADPLAFSQEVKRFELSSARITNSRKIHIGSVPASDTTQISVDVVNDTETAEHFEGIILNCNCAEAKFKEGPLLPGQTKRLTLALTPQKQLRRGQGTVHVSFKRPGAGVSNLRLTLNYAVAGHFSFDSSFATLQYGSKPGSYQFELPVFVDPALDHRLLELNCNDKRVGLSFGDLDQSGAGHIDVDLPPDSGECFAVVSMRHPPTNTQVDCQVLIQPKQHLKLAPARLLFKTNEDGSLQSSLIVIRSLDDDDKDKPNEKQRSPGKPMIEWSFEGQTGFGKVHDVSDSLCRASVEISVATAQKLSDILSEPGGPKAKQPSIRVLVRWGEHSVTEDLSYKIFEKSIADEAGRNE
- a CDS encoding amino acid permease codes for the protein MFGATSVGVGAIVGGGILALAGVAFATTGPSAILAFGLNGVIAVLTALSFAEMASKFPESGGTYTFSRKVLSVESAFTVGWVVWFASIVAAVLYAIGFGSFATLLMSELYSTQGSVPSWLGEPWSVPAVSIATTVGIGAMMTFRSSGGGAWINVAKVAVFSVLIVGGFWALSEQSVLKTTQELRPFLASGWGGLIQAMGYSFIALQGFDLIAAVGGEVREPAKNIPRAMLLSLVIALLIYLPLLFVLTTVGTDSSQNIRELAASDPEAVVALAAKHYLGTSGYWLVLIAAVLSMFSALQANLFAASRIALAMSRDNTLPAALSRLASGSNSPWVSVLVTIALVCLLIQILPNLAAAGAASSLIFLVTFAIAHWLSILVRQRCVIAPPPFRVPGYPFVPVVGGAACLALAVFQGIAVPEAGIIAVMWLALGGLLFLSLFARRARLTDVSNIASHPELSRLRGNSPLVLVPIANPNNARAMIALADTLVPAALGRVLVQTVVVAPPDWDPVANHRPSAQLHSVMNEILHASSSLGVRCETLTTVSPEPMQEIARVADLHQCQSVLLGLSEITAEARDTPLEGLLGQLSSDVVVLRAPKDWQLDQSQQILVPVGGRGGHDYLLTRLLSSLSREQQRQVKFLRVIPTDTLRSDQKRIRKELDRTTRANAGRVCEREIVISNDPIQTIVDRAGEAGLIILGAQRLGPRRKLFGNFTRKVALESNCPVIIISRRG